A portion of the Pseudomonas koreensis genome contains these proteins:
- a CDS encoding alpha/beta hydrolase yields the protein MKAHELLDPDFNSFLNPGAEAWTLETLPAIRERVHATFKSGEQARGESLWTKAHDGEDLRLCLYRPAGATQGVHFPVILYLHGGGFVLGCPEMADDYLAVLAEELQAIIVAVDYRLAPEYPFPVPLEDCYTALGWVFAQQRTLNIDANKVIVMGHSAGAGLAAALAILARDRGEYSIARQVLVYPMLDCRSGSAAAPQQNNTTGIIGWPAQANQFCWQCLRGNHALDAPRIGWFSPALQDDLRHLPSTFLAVGALDLFLEEDVAFAMRLSRAGVAVELHVYPGAPHMFDQCPGDVTDQSMLDVLRSLRRSIASA from the coding sequence ATGAAAGCGCATGAACTGCTGGATCCCGACTTCAACAGCTTTTTAAACCCCGGCGCAGAAGCCTGGACGTTGGAGACGCTGCCCGCGATCAGGGAACGTGTTCACGCGACATTCAAATCCGGAGAACAAGCGCGCGGTGAAAGCCTATGGACAAAGGCCCACGACGGCGAGGATTTGCGCCTGTGTCTTTACCGGCCCGCAGGCGCGACGCAGGGTGTTCACTTTCCGGTGATCCTGTACCTCCACGGTGGAGGTTTCGTCCTGGGCTGCCCGGAAATGGCCGATGACTATCTGGCCGTTCTCGCCGAAGAACTTCAGGCAATCATCGTCGCCGTCGATTATCGCCTTGCCCCGGAATACCCCTTCCCTGTTCCTCTCGAGGATTGCTACACCGCGCTGGGCTGGGTTTTCGCCCAACAGCGAACGCTGAATATCGACGCCAACAAAGTGATCGTCATGGGTCACAGTGCGGGCGCCGGTCTGGCAGCAGCGTTGGCGATTCTGGCGCGGGATCGCGGCGAATATTCCATCGCCCGCCAGGTGCTGGTTTATCCGATGCTCGATTGCCGCTCGGGCAGCGCCGCCGCGCCTCAGCAAAACAATACGACAGGAATTATTGGCTGGCCGGCGCAAGCCAACCAGTTCTGCTGGCAGTGCCTGCGCGGCAACCATGCGCTGGACGCCCCGCGAATCGGCTGGTTTTCCCCGGCCCTGCAAGACGATCTGAGGCATTTGCCGAGCACGTTTCTGGCGGTCGGCGCGCTGGATCTGTTTCTTGAAGAGGACGTTGCGTTTGCCATGCGTCTGTCGCGCGCCGGGGTTGCCGTCGAGCTGCACGTCTACCCTGGGGCGCCACACATGTTTGACCAGTGCCCCGGGGATGTTACCGATCAGTCGATGCTGGATGTTCTTCGATCACTTCGGCGATCGATAGCTAGCGCATGA
- a CDS encoding transketolase family protein, translating into MSNAANTSTSTGEPVKKRLTTSAMIASIASEGQATRSAPFGHALAALAEQRADIVGLSADLSKYTDLHIFAKAHPERFYQMGMAEQLLMSAAAGMAREGFVPFATTYAVFASRRAYDFICMAIAEENLNVKIVCGLPGLTTGYGPSHQATDDLAIFRAMPNLMIVDPCDALEIEQAVPAIAAHQGPVYMRLLRGNVPLVLDEYGYQFEIGKAKTLRTGNDVLIISTGLMTMRSLEAAKQLQADGIDVAVLHVPTIKPLDEQTILAEARKSGRLVVTAENSSIIGGLGEAVAGLLLRNGVTPTFRQIALPDAFLDAGALPTLHDRYGISTPAVCAQIKAWL; encoded by the coding sequence ATGAGCAACGCCGCCAACACTTCGACTTCTACTGGCGAGCCGGTGAAAAAGCGCCTGACCACCTCGGCGATGATCGCCTCGATTGCCTCCGAGGGTCAGGCGACCCGCTCGGCACCGTTCGGCCACGCGCTCGCGGCTTTGGCAGAGCAGCGCGCGGACATCGTCGGGCTCTCCGCTGACCTGTCCAAATACACCGATCTGCACATCTTTGCCAAGGCGCACCCGGAGCGTTTCTATCAAATGGGCATGGCCGAGCAGTTGCTGATGAGCGCTGCGGCCGGGATGGCGCGCGAAGGTTTCGTGCCGTTCGCCACCACCTACGCGGTGTTCGCTTCGCGCCGCGCTTATGACTTCATCTGCATGGCCATTGCCGAAGAAAATCTCAACGTCAAAATCGTCTGTGGCCTGCCTGGCCTCACCACCGGTTACGGGCCCAGCCACCAGGCTACCGATGATCTGGCAATCTTCCGCGCCATGCCCAATCTGATGATTGTCGACCCTTGCGATGCGCTGGAAATCGAACAGGCCGTGCCGGCCATCGCCGCTCACCAGGGCCCGGTCTATATGCGTTTGCTGCGCGGCAACGTGCCGTTGGTGCTGGACGAGTACGGCTACCAATTCGAGATCGGCAAGGCCAAGACCCTGCGCACGGGTAACGATGTGCTGATTATCTCTACCGGGCTGATGACCATGCGTTCACTGGAAGCGGCCAAGCAATTGCAGGCCGACGGCATTGATGTCGCCGTGCTGCACGTGCCGACCATCAAGCCGCTGGATGAGCAAACCATTCTCGCCGAAGCGCGCAAATCCGGGCGTCTGGTGGTCACCGCGGAAAACAGCTCGATCATCGGCGGCTTGGGCGAGGCGGTTGCCGGGTTGTTGTTGCGCAACGGCGTGACGCCTACCTTCAGACAGATCGCGTTGCCCGATGCCTTCCTCGACGCCGGCGCCCTGCCGACGCTGCATGATCGCTACGGCATTTCGACCCCGGCCGTCTGCGCGCAGATCAAGGCCTGGCTGTAA
- a CDS encoding transketolase, whose translation MTTNLSLAVSPSLTERAHNIRRHALRMGQVQGQGYVGQALGAADLLAVSYFHAMNHRPADPEWEQRDRFYLSIGHYAIALYAALIEAEIIPLDELETYGSDDSRLPMSGMAAYTPGMEITGGSLGQGLGIAVGACLGLKRKGSTSFVYNLLSDGELNEGSTWEAVMSASHWKLDNLIAIVDVNNQQADGYSSEILSFEPIVDRWQAFGWFTQRVDGNDLDALVAAFDAARQHPGTQPRVIICDTKMGKGVPFLENREKNHFIRVEEHEWDQALSNLAEGKDQ comes from the coding sequence ATGACGACTAATCTTTCACTCGCTGTATCGCCGAGCCTGACGGAGCGCGCGCACAACATTCGCCGCCACGCGCTGCGCATGGGCCAGGTTCAGGGTCAGGGCTACGTGGGCCAGGCCCTCGGCGCGGCTGACCTGCTGGCAGTCTCCTACTTTCATGCGATGAACCATCGCCCGGCAGACCCTGAATGGGAGCAGCGCGATCGCTTCTATCTCTCCATCGGCCACTACGCGATTGCCTTGTACGCTGCGCTGATCGAAGCCGAGATCATCCCTCTCGACGAGCTGGAAACCTACGGCTCGGATGACAGCCGCCTGCCGATGTCGGGCATGGCCGCCTACACGCCGGGCATGGAAATCACCGGTGGCTCGCTGGGTCAGGGTCTGGGCATCGCGGTCGGTGCCTGCCTCGGCCTCAAGCGCAAAGGTTCGACCTCGTTCGTCTACAACCTGCTGTCCGATGGCGAACTCAATGAAGGCTCGACCTGGGAGGCGGTGATGTCGGCTTCGCACTGGAAGCTCGACAACCTGATCGCCATCGTCGACGTGAACAACCAGCAAGCCGACGGTTACTCCAGCGAGATTCTCTCGTTCGAACCGATCGTTGATCGCTGGCAAGCCTTTGGCTGGTTCACCCAGCGCGTCGATGGCAATGACCTCGACGCACTGGTCGCTGCTTTCGATGCCGCGCGCCAGCATCCGGGCACGCAACCGCGGGTGATCATCTGCGACACGAAAATGGGCAAAGGCGTGCCGTTTCTGGAGAACCGGGAAAAGAATCACTTCATTCGCGTCGAAGAACACGAATGGGACCAGGCACTGAGCAACCTTGCAGAAGGAAAAGACCAATGA
- a CDS encoding MFS transporter, with protein MTTLSLEAVSTVRSSAYRKTAWRLMPFLMLCYLCAYLDRVNVGFAKLQMMNDLALSETVYGLGAGVFFIGYFLCEVPSNIILHKVGARVWIARIMITWGIVSALFAFVETAWQFYALRFLLGIAEAGLAPGLLLYLTYWFPSYRRARMTVLWFIAIPLSGMVGGPLSGWIMNHFAGVHGWAGWQWMFVLEAVPTVIVGLLVLSYLKDGVHQATWLNDEEKALITRELAEDDQQKVTHASVGEFIRDRRLWLLAAIYFCVVMGQYAITFWLPTLVRNAGVSDPLHIGFLTSLPYLCAIVAMLLVGRSGDKHRERRWHLIVPMIAGAIGLSLAAMMGGNSTLSILSLCLAASGILSATSLFWMLPTTLLGGVSAAAGIAAVNSFANLAGFCSPYLIGWITTLTGSSAIGMYLITGVLFLGASLVLRIPAALVNR; from the coding sequence ATGACTACCCTGTCGCTCGAAGCGGTTTCGACCGTGCGTTCTTCTGCCTATCGCAAAACGGCCTGGCGCCTGATGCCGTTCCTGATGCTGTGCTACCTGTGCGCCTATCTGGACCGGGTCAACGTCGGTTTCGCCAAACTGCAAATGATGAACGATCTGGCCCTCAGCGAGACCGTCTACGGACTCGGCGCCGGCGTGTTCTTCATCGGCTATTTCCTCTGCGAAGTGCCCAGCAACATCATCCTGCACAAGGTCGGCGCGCGGGTGTGGATCGCGCGGATCATGATCACCTGGGGCATCGTCTCGGCGCTGTTCGCCTTCGTCGAAACCGCGTGGCAGTTCTATGCTCTGCGCTTTCTGCTGGGGATTGCCGAAGCCGGCCTGGCGCCGGGCCTGTTGCTCTACCTGACGTACTGGTTTCCGTCCTATCGGCGGGCGCGCATGACGGTGTTGTGGTTCATCGCCATTCCGCTGTCAGGCATGGTCGGTGGCCCGCTCTCGGGCTGGATCATGAACCACTTTGCCGGCGTGCACGGCTGGGCCGGTTGGCAATGGATGTTCGTCCTCGAGGCGGTGCCGACCGTCATCGTCGGCCTGCTGGTGCTGAGCTATCTGAAGGACGGCGTGCATCAGGCGACCTGGCTCAATGACGAAGAGAAAGCCCTGATCACTCGCGAGCTGGCCGAAGACGACCAGCAAAAAGTCACCCATGCCTCGGTCGGCGAGTTCATTCGCGACCGCCGTTTGTGGTTGTTGGCGGCCATCTACTTCTGCGTCGTGATGGGCCAGTACGCGATCACGTTCTGGCTGCCGACTCTGGTGCGCAACGCGGGTGTTTCCGATCCGCTGCACATTGGCTTTCTGACCAGCCTGCCCTATCTGTGCGCCATCGTCGCCATGCTGCTGGTCGGGCGCAGTGGTGACAAGCATCGCGAGCGCCGCTGGCACCTGATCGTGCCGATGATCGCCGGCGCGATCGGTCTGAGCCTGGCAGCAATGATGGGCGGCAATTCGACCTTGTCGATCCTCAGCCTGTGCCTGGCCGCCTCGGGCATTTTGTCCGCCACCTCGTTGTTCTGGATGCTGCCGACCACGCTGCTCGGCGGGGTGTCTGCCGCTGCCGGCATCGCGGCGGTCAACAGCTTCGCCAACCTCGCCGGGTTCTGCTCGCCTTATCTGATCGGCTGGATCACCACCCTGACCGGCTCCAGTGCCATCGGCATGTACCTGATTACCGGCGTGCTGTTCCTCGGCGCCAGTCTGGTCCTGCGCATTCCCGCCGCTTTGGTCAATCGTTGA
- a CDS encoding SDR family NAD(P)-dependent oxidoreductase, whose protein sequence is MLLQDKVAIITGAASARGIGRATATTFAQHGARVVILDLDAAAARDAAASLGEGHLGLAANVADEAQVQQAVAAIIEHFGRIDILVNNAGITQPLKTLDIRPSDYDKVLDVSLRGTLLMSQAVIPLMRQQSCGSIVCMSSVSAQRGGGIFGGPHYSAAKAGVLGLGKAMARELGPDNIRVNSIAPGLIHTDITGGLMQDERRHAIIDGIPLGRLGQAQDVANAALFLASDLSAYLTGITLDVNGGMLIH, encoded by the coding sequence ATGCTTCTTCAAGACAAAGTCGCAATCATTACCGGTGCTGCCTCCGCCCGTGGCATTGGCCGCGCCACCGCGACCACGTTTGCGCAACACGGCGCTCGCGTGGTGATTCTCGATCTGGATGCAGCCGCAGCACGTGACGCCGCCGCATCACTGGGCGAAGGTCATCTGGGCCTCGCGGCCAACGTGGCCGACGAAGCGCAGGTTCAGCAAGCCGTCGCCGCCATCATCGAGCACTTCGGGCGCATCGATATTCTCGTCAACAACGCCGGCATCACCCAACCGCTGAAGACCCTTGATATCCGCCCCTCGGACTATGACAAGGTGCTGGACGTCAGCCTGCGCGGCACTTTGCTGATGTCGCAGGCGGTGATTCCGCTGATGCGGCAACAGTCTTGCGGCAGTATCGTCTGCATGTCGTCGGTGTCTGCCCAGCGCGGCGGCGGCATCTTCGGCGGCCCGCATTACAGCGCCGCCAAGGCCGGGGTGCTGGGTCTGGGCAAGGCCATGGCACGAGAACTGGGGCCGGACAACATCCGGGTCAACTCCATCGCGCCGGGTCTGATTCACACCGACATCACCGGCGGCCTGATGCAGGACGAGCGCCGTCACGCCATCATCGACGGCATCCCGCTCGGGCGCCTGGGTCAAGCGCAGGACGTCGCCAACGCCGCGCTGTTTCTGGCCAGCGACCTGTCCGCTTATCTGACCGGCATCACCCTCGATGTGAACGGCGGCATGCTGATTCACTGA
- a CDS encoding LysR substrate-binding domain-containing protein, protein MRSDTEAPIILPPLKAIQAFEQTARFGNVARAAEVLDLTPSAVSHQLAKLEGMIGRQLFVRAARGVSLTPVGEQYLKEVSGILHSLAVATERAASDVSLDCLRLHSSPSFGLLWLMPRLEAFRASHPDIQINLSCSYESLHFSRDKIDVDIRHGLPNWPSYEVRTVRNETFAALTSPKLLAQRPVRGAADLLECDLILSEATLLKWPQWFAQHGLARPERPYALSFDRSYMSLEAASHGLGFALESTLLAQKYLAAGTLVEVAPESLSAAVAAHHLVFPKAHSSFPRVRRFLAWMESELGHEFAY, encoded by the coding sequence ATGCGCTCTGACACTGAGGCACCCATCATCCTGCCACCGCTGAAAGCAATTCAGGCCTTCGAGCAAACCGCGCGCTTCGGTAATGTCGCCAGGGCGGCGGAAGTGCTGGACCTGACGCCATCGGCCGTCAGCCATCAACTGGCGAAACTGGAGGGGATGATTGGTCGGCAATTATTTGTCCGCGCCGCTCGGGGTGTCTCGCTGACGCCGGTCGGCGAGCAGTACCTCAAGGAAGTCTCCGGCATTCTGCACAGCCTCGCCGTTGCCACTGAGCGCGCGGCCAGCGACGTCAGCCTCGATTGCCTGCGTCTGCATTCGTCGCCAAGCTTCGGCCTGCTCTGGCTGATGCCGCGCCTGGAAGCGTTTCGCGCCAGTCATCCGGACATTCAGATCAATCTGTCGTGTTCCTATGAATCGTTGCACTTCAGTCGCGACAAGATCGACGTGGATATCCGCCATGGCCTGCCGAACTGGCCAAGCTATGAAGTGCGTACGGTCAGGAACGAGACATTCGCGGCGCTGACCTCACCGAAACTGCTCGCGCAACGACCGGTGCGCGGCGCGGCGGATCTGCTCGAGTGTGATCTGATTCTCTCGGAAGCCACTCTGCTCAAATGGCCGCAATGGTTTGCCCAGCATGGCCTGGCGCGTCCGGAACGGCCTTACGCGCTGAGCTTCGATCGTTCATACATGTCGCTGGAAGCGGCGAGTCATGGCTTGGGTTTCGCACTGGAAAGCACATTGCTGGCGCAGAAGTATCTGGCCGCGGGCACGTTGGTTGAAGTGGCGCCTGAATCACTGAGTGCTGCGGTGGCGGCGCACCACTTGGTGTTTCCCAAGGCGCATTCCAGCTTCCCACGTGTCCGGCGTTTTCTGGCGTGGATGGAAAGCGAATTGGGTCACGAGTTCGCTTATTGA
- a CDS encoding DUF2188 domain-containing protein, which produces MDNYHINKNQQRWELVKEGAQRASKTASTKAEITQIASEFLQDKTASLKIHKEDGTIQEERTFPRAADPRKTKG; this is translated from the coding sequence ATGGATAACTACCACATCAACAAAAACCAGCAGCGCTGGGAACTGGTCAAAGAGGGCGCGCAGCGTGCGTCCAAAACAGCTTCGACCAAAGCCGAGATCACTCAGATCGCCAGCGAATTCCTGCAAGACAAAACCGCCTCGCTGAAAATCCATAAAGAGGACGGCACGATCCAGGAAGAACGCACCTTTCCGCGCGCTGCCGATCCGCGCAAAACCAAAGGCTGA
- a CDS encoding LysR family transcriptional regulator: protein MAKPNFNDLLAFVTVARSGSFTRAAVQLGVTQSAVSQVVSALEARLKIRLLTRTTRSVSLTAAGERLLHTVGHRFDEIEAELDALTELRDKPAGTVRITCGDNIIKTTLLPKLTPLLLQYPDIKVEFDINYGFRDIVADRFDAGVRFSDTVAQDMIAVPIGPPLRMAVVASPSYFARHPAPQHPRDLAAHRCIDIRFPTYDGVDAWEFERQGKKLKVRVDGQLVFNSTVHIADAAVNGLGIAYLPEDEFGAHLAEGRLVRVLEDWCEPFGGFHLYYPSRRQPSPAFSLVVDALRVVTNPAPL, encoded by the coding sequence ATGGCCAAACCCAACTTCAACGATCTGCTCGCCTTCGTCACCGTAGCCCGCTCCGGCAGTTTCACCCGCGCGGCGGTGCAACTGGGCGTGACGCAATCGGCGGTGAGCCAGGTAGTCTCAGCCCTCGAGGCGCGTCTGAAAATTCGCCTGCTGACCCGCACGACGCGCAGCGTGTCGCTGACGGCGGCCGGCGAACGCTTGCTGCACACCGTCGGCCATCGTTTCGATGAAATCGAAGCCGAGCTCGACGCTCTGACCGAGTTGCGCGACAAGCCCGCCGGCACGGTACGTATCACTTGCGGCGACAACATCATCAAGACCACGCTGCTGCCCAAGCTGACGCCGCTACTGCTGCAATATCCGGATATCAAAGTCGAATTCGATATCAACTATGGTTTCCGCGACATCGTCGCCGACCGCTTCGATGCCGGCGTGCGCTTCAGCGACACCGTCGCCCAGGACATGATCGCCGTGCCGATCGGCCCGCCACTGCGCATGGCCGTGGTCGCTTCGCCCAGCTATTTCGCCCGGCACCCTGCCCCACAACACCCGCGGGATCTGGCCGCGCACCGCTGCATCGACATCCGTTTTCCGACTTACGACGGTGTCGACGCGTGGGAATTCGAGCGTCAGGGCAAGAAGCTGAAAGTGCGCGTTGACGGTCAACTGGTGTTCAACTCCACCGTGCACATTGCCGACGCGGCTGTGAACGGGTTAGGGATTGCCTACCTGCCTGAAGACGAGTTCGGTGCACATCTGGCTGAAGGCCGTTTGGTCAGGGTGCTGGAGGACTGGTGCGAACCGTTCGGGGGCTTCCACCTCTACTACCCCAGCCGCCGCCAACCGTCGCCGGCGTTCTCACTGGTGGTGGATGCGTTGCGCGTGGTGACAAACCCAGCCCCCTTGTAG
- a CDS encoding alpha/beta hydrolase — translation MKRLFVLLGFLLSSFTAFGADMSHGADNFFKSDKVTVQKVSFKNQYQLTVVGNLFMPKGLDPAARSAAIIVGHPMGAVKEQSSNLYAQKLAEQGFVTLSLDLSFWGESEGAPRNTVLPDMYAEDFSAAVDYLGTRPFIDRERIGVLGICGSGSFVISAAKIDPRMKAIATVSMYDMGAANRDGLKHSQTLEQRKQIIAQAAEQRYAEFTGGKVEYTSGTVLELKADTHPIQREFFDFYRTPRGEFTPASSTPQQTTRPTLSSNTKFMNFYPFVDIESISPRPMLFIAGAEAHSREFSEEAFRLAGQPKELVIVPNAGHVDLYDRVELIPFAKLTQFFKNNLK, via the coding sequence ATGAAACGACTGTTCGTACTGCTCGGGTTTCTCCTGAGTTCATTCACTGCATTCGGAGCTGACATGTCCCACGGTGCCGATAATTTCTTCAAAAGCGATAAGGTGACCGTGCAGAAGGTCAGCTTCAAAAACCAATATCAACTCACCGTCGTCGGCAACCTGTTCATGCCCAAAGGGCTGGATCCTGCAGCGCGCAGCGCAGCGATTATCGTCGGCCATCCGATGGGCGCGGTAAAGGAGCAGAGCTCCAATCTATACGCGCAGAAACTGGCGGAGCAGGGCTTCGTCACCCTGTCGCTGGACCTGTCCTTCTGGGGCGAAAGCGAGGGCGCGCCGCGCAATACCGTCTTGCCGGACATGTATGCCGAAGACTTCAGCGCCGCCGTCGATTACCTCGGCACACGGCCATTCATCGACCGCGAGCGCATCGGCGTGCTGGGCATCTGCGGCAGCGGCAGTTTCGTCATCAGCGCTGCGAAAATCGATCCACGGATGAAAGCCATCGCCACGGTCAGCATGTACGACATGGGCGCAGCCAACCGTGACGGCCTCAAGCACTCGCAAACCCTGGAGCAGCGCAAGCAGATCATTGCGCAAGCGGCCGAACAGCGTTACGCCGAGTTCACCGGCGGCAAGGTCGAATACACCAGCGGCACGGTGCTGGAACTGAAGGCCGATACGCACCCGATCCAGCGCGAATTCTTCGACTTCTACCGGACCCCGCGCGGCGAATTCACCCCGGCCAGCTCGACGCCGCAACAGACCACGCGGCCAACGCTGAGCAGCAACACCAAGTTCATGAACTTCTATCCGTTTGTCGATATCGAGAGCATTTCGCCGCGCCCGATGTTGTTTATCGCCGGTGCCGAAGCGCACTCCCGAGAATTCAGCGAAGAGGCATTCCGTCTCGCCGGGCAGCCGAAAGAACTGGTGATCGTGCCGAACGCCGGCCATGTCGATCTGTATGACCGGGTCGAGCTGATTCCCTTCGCCAAGTTGACGCAGTTCTTCAAAAACAACCTGAAGTAA
- a CDS encoding cyclophilin-like fold protein — protein sequence MTWVPFALSATTAAQDTTMWMTVGEHRFAIALDDNPSTRELLTRLPLSLDMTDLHSNEKYATVQPPLPTQPYRPGTIHNGDFLLYGDDTLVVFYQTFDSSYRYSRLGRIDRPQDLAHALGRGDVRVTFTLDE from the coding sequence ATGACATGGGTGCCCTTTGCTCTGTCTGCCACTACCGCTGCGCAGGACACCACGATGTGGATGACTGTCGGAGAACACCGCTTTGCCATTGCTCTGGATGACAACCCGAGCACACGGGAACTGCTCACGCGATTGCCCCTGAGCCTGGACATGACCGACCTGCACAGCAACGAAAAATACGCCACCGTGCAGCCGCCACTGCCCACCCAGCCCTACCGGCCGGGCACGATCCACAACGGCGATTTCCTTTTGTATGGCGACGATACGTTGGTGGTCTTCTACCAAACCTTCGATTCGTCTTACCGCTATTCGCGCCTTGGTCGCATCGACCGGCCGCAAGACCTGGCCCACGCCTTGGGGCGCGGCGACGTGCGGGTAACGTTCACCCTGGATGAGTGA
- a CDS encoding carboxymuconolactone decarboxylase family protein produces the protein MKEQPLTPKQLAIAPIAANTASGDMPRLHDALNRGLDAGLSISETKEVLVQLYAYAGFPRSLNALSLLMKVVEERAARGIEDVPGREPGPVPSGYALTELGTDNQTRLVGAPVSGPLFEFAPAIDQFLKVHLFGDIFARDNLAWTDRELATVGALAAMAGVESQLESHLKISLNVGLTVEQLRQVAQELQARGDLQAAERVSAGLDKIQR, from the coding sequence ATGAAAGAACAGCCTTTGACCCCTAAGCAATTGGCCATCGCCCCGATTGCCGCGAATACCGCCAGCGGCGACATGCCGCGTTTGCACGACGCGCTCAATCGCGGCCTCGACGCCGGGCTGAGCATCAGCGAAACCAAGGAAGTGCTGGTGCAGCTGTACGCCTATGCCGGGTTTCCGCGCAGCCTCAACGCGCTGTCATTGCTGATGAAAGTCGTGGAAGAACGCGCCGCGCGGGGCATCGAAGACGTGCCAGGACGCGAGCCCGGCCCGGTGCCTTCGGGGTATGCGCTGACCGAACTCGGCACCGACAATCAGACCCGTCTGGTCGGCGCGCCAGTGTCCGGCCCGCTATTCGAATTCGCCCCGGCGATCGATCAGTTTTTGAAGGTGCACTTGTTCGGCGACATCTTCGCCCGCGACAACCTGGCATGGACGGATCGGGAGTTGGCGACAGTTGGTGCGCTTGCTGCGATGGCCGGGGTGGAGTCGCAACTGGAGTCGCATTTGAAGATCAGCCTGAATGTGGGACTGACGGTTGAGCAGTTGCGCCAGGTGGCGCAGGAGTTGCAGGCGCGTGGGGATTTGCAGGCTGCGGAGCGGGTGAGCGCGGGGCTGGACAAAATCCAGCGATGA
- a CDS encoding AraC family transcriptional regulator, which yields MHSLELLTETPNMSTTDSFSLSSDLITELLRSMRLRGVQYRRIHAAGPYGLGFSDKSGHAYFHFVAAGSAVLRLEDGSVYELSAGNAVFIAHGAAHQLLSHTGAEVQDIDSAVAAPIGDTVCAVQVGHSADPGDSALLFSGCMEFELGSLQGLGRLMPGLMLIDAGGQRYPGLMPILATMEREVSAARIGYAGILARLADVVAAMIVRGWVECACGNASGLVAALRDPRLAKALLALHQQPGRDWSVAELAMLCNTSRSVFAERFQTTLGTPPLRYATELRMRLASQWLTLERLPIEEVAQRLGYTSQAAFSRAFKRITGNSPGASRRQRAIQESH from the coding sequence ATGCACAGTCTTGAACTTTTGACCGAAACCCCGAACATGAGCACCACCGACTCCTTCTCGCTGTCCTCCGATCTCATCACTGAGTTGCTGCGCAGCATGCGTCTGCGTGGCGTGCAATATCGGCGAATCCACGCCGCTGGGCCCTATGGCCTCGGTTTCAGCGACAAATCCGGCCATGCGTATTTCCACTTCGTCGCCGCTGGATCTGCGGTGTTGCGGCTGGAGGACGGCAGCGTGTACGAATTATCGGCGGGTAATGCGGTATTTATTGCCCATGGCGCCGCGCACCAATTGCTGTCCCATACAGGCGCCGAGGTGCAAGACATTGACAGCGCCGTCGCGGCTCCAATCGGCGACACAGTGTGCGCGGTGCAAGTCGGGCATAGCGCCGATCCCGGCGACAGCGCCCTGCTCTTCAGTGGCTGCATGGAGTTCGAACTCGGCAGCCTGCAAGGCCTCGGCCGGCTGATGCCGGGACTGATGCTGATTGACGCAGGCGGCCAGCGCTACCCGGGACTGATGCCGATCCTCGCGACCATGGAACGCGAAGTCAGCGCCGCGCGCATCGGCTACGCCGGCATTCTCGCTCGCCTTGCCGACGTCGTGGCGGCGATGATCGTTCGCGGCTGGGTCGAATGCGCCTGCGGCAATGCCTCTGGCCTCGTCGCCGCCCTGCGCGATCCACGTCTGGCGAAGGCCTTGCTGGCCTTGCACCAGCAACCGGGCCGCGACTGGAGCGTCGCCGAACTGGCAATGCTCTGCAACACCTCACGCTCAGTCTTCGCCGAACGCTTCCAGACCACCCTCGGCACCCCGCCGTTGCGCTACGCCACCGAACTGCGGATGCGTCTGGCCAGTCAGTGGCTGACGCTGGAACGACTGCCGATCGAAGAAGTGGCGCAACGCTTGGGCTACACCTCCCAGGCGGCGTTCAGTCGCGCGTTCAAGCGCATCACGGGAAACTCGCCGGGAGCGAGTCGGCGCCAGCGCGCAATCCAAGAATCGCACTAA